A single region of the Pseudomonas sp. VD-NE ins genome encodes:
- a CDS encoding ATP-binding protein — MTVQVPLAERALILAPVGRDSQIALMILNEAGYDGLVTPSLSSLCTEIELGAGLVLVAAEALRGPELEALFLYLEQQPAWSDLPIVLLTHHGGQEQGPSSRLSDLLGNVTFLERPFHPATLVSMVSAALRGRRRQYEARDRLIDLSESERRLQSTLETLEQQVEERTAQLRHNEEALRQSQKMEAVGQLTGGIAHDFNNMLTGIIGSLELLRRRLARGRTDDLDSLIDLGVTSANRAAGLTHRLLAFSRRQSLDSKAVQMNALVQSMGELLQRSLNESIQLDMRLNDNLWVAEADPNQLESALLNLVINARDAMPEGGKLVVETSNQVLKREFTEAYSNLEPGDYVMLSVTDNGSGMPQSVVNRAFDPFFTTKPIGQGTGLGLSMIYGFSKQSRGHVSIDSEIDEGTTVRLYLPRFRGEELVSPAPDVQQLPDALDGETVLIVEDDPAVRVLVCAVLGELGYAFVEAWDADSAVPILNSTQRIDLLISDVGLPGMNGRQLAEVGRQYRPGLKVLFITGYAEHAAVRGGFLDSGMQMITKPFTFDLLTAKVREMIKS; from the coding sequence GTGACGGTCCAGGTTCCGCTGGCCGAACGGGCACTGATTCTGGCGCCCGTGGGTCGCGACAGCCAGATTGCGCTGATGATCCTCAACGAAGCGGGTTACGACGGGCTCGTCACGCCCAGTCTGAGCTCGCTGTGTACGGAAATCGAGCTGGGTGCCGGTCTGGTGCTGGTTGCCGCCGAAGCCTTGCGCGGGCCAGAACTGGAAGCGCTGTTCCTGTACCTGGAACAGCAACCCGCCTGGTCGGATCTGCCGATTGTGCTGTTGACCCATCACGGCGGCCAGGAGCAAGGCCCCTCCTCACGCCTGAGCGATCTGCTGGGCAACGTGACGTTCCTTGAGCGACCGTTTCATCCGGCGACGCTGGTCAGTATGGTTTCCGCTGCATTGCGCGGCCGCCGACGACAATACGAAGCCCGCGACCGGCTGATCGATCTGAGTGAAAGCGAACGGCGCCTGCAGTCGACTCTGGAAACCCTTGAGCAACAGGTCGAAGAGCGCACCGCGCAACTGCGCCACAACGAAGAAGCGCTGCGCCAGTCGCAAAAAATGGAAGCGGTCGGCCAGCTCACTGGCGGCATCGCCCACGACTTCAACAACATGCTCACAGGCATCATCGGCAGCCTTGAGTTGTTGCGTCGACGTCTGGCCCGTGGTCGCACCGATGACCTCGACAGCCTGATCGATCTGGGCGTGACTTCGGCCAACCGTGCCGCCGGTCTGACCCACCGCTTGCTGGCGTTTTCGCGTCGGCAGTCGCTCGACTCCAAAGCAGTGCAGATGAACGCCCTGGTGCAGTCCATGGGCGAGTTGCTGCAACGCAGCCTCAATGAAAGCATTCAGTTGGACATGCGCCTCAACGACAATCTGTGGGTTGCGGAGGCGGATCCCAATCAACTGGAAAGCGCCCTGCTCAATCTGGTCATCAATGCCCGCGATGCCATGCCCGAAGGCGGCAAACTGGTGGTCGAGACCAGCAATCAGGTGCTCAAGCGCGAATTCACCGAGGCCTACAGCAACCTCGAACCGGGTGATTACGTGATGCTCAGTGTCACCGACAACGGCAGCGGCATGCCGCAAAGTGTGGTCAACCGCGCGTTCGATCCGTTCTTCACCACCAAACCGATCGGCCAGGGCACAGGTCTGGGGCTGTCGATGATTTACGGTTTCAGCAAGCAGTCACGCGGACATGTTTCGATCGACAGCGAGATCGATGAGGGCACCACGGTCAGACTTTACTTGCCGCGCTTTCGCGGTGAAGAACTGGTCAGCCCTGCCCCCGATGTGCAACAACTGCCAGATGCACTGGACGGTGAAACCGTGCTGATCGTCGAAGACGACCCGGCCGTGCGCGTGCTGGTCTGCGCGGTGCTCGGTGAGTTGGGTTATGCCTTTGTTGAAGCCTGGGATGCCGACAGCGCCGTGCCGATTCTGAACTCGACGCAGCGCATTGATCTGCTGATCAGTGACGTCGGTCTGCCGGGCATGAACGGCCGGCAACTGGCGGAGGTTGGCCGACAATACCGGCCTGGGCTGAAAGTCTTGTTTATCACCGGATACGCCGAGCACGCAGCCGTGCGCGGCGGATTCCTCGACTCGGGGATGCAGATGATCACCAAACCCTTCACCTTCGACCTGCTGACCGCCAAGGTGCGGGAGATGATCAAAAGCTGA
- a CDS encoding ATPase domain-containing protein: MSTSNELISAKAATGIGGLDDILAGGLSRGHVFLLEGEPGTGKTTVALHFLLAGAKAGERSLYITLSETERELRQGALSHGWTLDDNIKIFELTPPESLLNAEHQQSLLYSSDLELGEATKQIFEAVERFKPTRVVLDSLSEIRLLAQSSLRYRRQILAIKHYFVRYNATVLLLDDLTTESLDKTVHSVAHGVIRLEELTPNYGAERRRVRVVKYRGQKYRGGFHDFTIMGDGVHVFPRLVAAEHRGEYARLQLTSGIPEMDALLGGGIETGSSTLILGPAGTGKSLISMIFAAAAVGRGEKAALFIFDEELGLLFERMKNIGIDLKALQATGNLLIEQVDAAELSPGEFSHRVRRCVDEGQIKTVVIDSINGYQAAMPEENALVLHMHELLLYLNRKGAATFMTVAQHGLVGDMQAPVDITYLADTVILLRYFEALGKVRRAISIIKKRTGSHESTIREYRISTQGMTIGEPLEAFQGVLRGVPTYLGASNPLLQEERL; this comes from the coding sequence TTGTCTACTTCTAACGAGTTGATCAGTGCGAAAGCCGCTACCGGCATTGGGGGTCTGGACGACATCCTGGCCGGTGGTCTGTCTCGCGGTCATGTATTTTTGCTGGAGGGTGAGCCCGGAACCGGCAAAACCACGGTCGCGTTGCATTTCCTCCTGGCCGGCGCGAAAGCCGGCGAGCGCTCGTTGTACATCACGCTCTCGGAAACCGAGCGCGAATTAAGGCAAGGGGCGTTGTCCCACGGCTGGACGCTGGATGACAACATCAAGATCTTCGAGCTGACGCCCCCGGAAAGCCTGCTCAATGCCGAACACCAGCAGAGCCTGCTGTACTCCTCCGACCTGGAACTGGGCGAAGCCACCAAGCAGATTTTCGAAGCGGTCGAACGCTTCAAACCTACGCGTGTGGTGCTCGACAGCCTGTCGGAGATCCGCTTGCTGGCGCAGAGTTCTTTGCGCTATCGCCGGCAGATTCTGGCCATCAAGCACTACTTCGTGCGCTACAACGCCACCGTGTTGCTGCTCGATGACCTCACCACCGAGTCCCTCGATAAAACCGTACACAGCGTGGCTCACGGGGTGATTCGTCTTGAAGAACTGACGCCCAACTACGGCGCCGAGCGCCGACGCGTGCGGGTGGTCAAATACCGGGGCCAGAAGTACCGCGGCGGTTTCCACGACTTCACCATCATGGGCGATGGCGTGCACGTATTCCCTCGACTGGTGGCAGCTGAACATCGCGGCGAGTATGCGCGCTTGCAGTTGACCAGCGGCATCCCGGAAATGGACGCCCTGCTCGGCGGCGGTATCGAGACCGGCTCCAGTACGCTGATTCTCGGCCCTGCCGGTACCGGCAAGTCGCTGATCTCGATGATCTTCGCCGCCGCTGCCGTGGGCCGTGGCGAGAAGGCCGCGCTGTTTATCTTCGATGAAGAGCTGGGCCTGCTGTTCGAGCGCATGAAAAACATCGGCATCGACCTCAAGGCCCTGCAGGCCACCGGCAATCTGTTGATCGAACAAGTCGACGCCGCCGAACTGTCGCCGGGCGAGTTCTCCCACCGCGTGCGGCGCTGCGTCGATGAAGGTCAAATCAAAACCGTGGTCATCGACAGCATCAACGGCTATCAGGCCGCGATGCCGGAAGAAAACGCGCTGGTGCTGCACATGCACGAACTGCTGCTGTACCTGAACCGCAAAGGCGCGGCGACGTTCATGACGGTCGCCCAGCATGGTCTGGTCGGCGACATGCAAGCGCCGGTCGACATTACTTATCTGGCTGACACGGTGATTCTGTTGCGCTACTTCGAAGCACTGGGCAAAGTCCGCCGCGCGATCTCGATCATCAAGAAACGCACCGGCAGCCACGAATCGACCATTCGTGAATACCGTATTTCCACGCAAGGCATGACTATCGGCGAACCGCTGGAAGCCTTTCAGGGCGTACTGCGCGGCGTCCCCACCTACCTCGGTGCGAGTAATCCGTTGCTGCAGGAAGAGCGCTTGTGA
- a CDS encoding CheR family methyltransferase, with product MERSTPAERNSEIELRLLIEAIYLKYSYDFRDYSGASIKRRVQHALSQFECATISALQEKVLHDPTAFMQLLQLLTIPVSEMFRDPSHFLAIRREVVPLLRTYPSIKIWIAGCSTGEEVYSMAILLREEGLLDRTIIYATDINPRSLDKAKQGIFSMENVRAYTANYQQAGGQSSFADYYTAAYGYAIFDKSLCENVTFADHSLATDSVFSETQLISCRNVLIYFNKKLQDRAFGLFHESLCHRGFLVLGSKETLDFSSYANQFEPLVKQERIYRKT from the coding sequence GTGGAACGCAGTACGCCAGCTGAACGAAACAGTGAAATCGAACTGCGCTTGTTGATTGAGGCGATCTACCTCAAGTACAGCTACGATTTTCGCGATTACTCCGGCGCGTCGATCAAGCGCCGGGTGCAGCACGCGCTGAGCCAGTTCGAGTGCGCGACCATTTCTGCATTGCAGGAAAAGGTCTTGCATGACCCGACAGCGTTCATGCAGTTGCTGCAATTGCTGACGATTCCGGTCAGTGAGATGTTTCGTGACCCGTCGCACTTCCTCGCGATCCGCCGGGAAGTGGTGCCGTTGCTGCGCACTTATCCGTCGATCAAGATCTGGATTGCCGGGTGCAGCACGGGGGAGGAGGTCTATTCGATGGCGATTCTGTTGCGCGAAGAGGGCCTGCTCGATCGCACGATCATCTATGCCACCGACATCAACCCGCGCTCGCTGGACAAGGCCAAGCAGGGGATTTTTTCGATGGAGAATGTTCGCGCGTACACGGCCAACTATCAGCAGGCCGGTGGTCAGAGCTCGTTTGCTGACTACTACACGGCAGCGTACGGTTACGCGATCTTCGACAAGAGCCTGTGCGAGAACGTGACCTTTGCCGACCACAGTCTGGCGACGGACAGCGTGTTCTCCGAAACCCAATTGATTTCCTGCCGCAACGTGCTGATCTACTTCAACAAGAAGCTGCAGGATCGGGCGTTTGGCTTGTTCCATGAATCGCTTTGCCATCGCGGCTTTCTGGTGCTCGGCAGCAAAGAGACGCTGGATTTTTCCAGCTATGCCAACCAGTTCGAGCCGCTGGTGAAACAAGAACGGATCTACCGTAAAACATGA
- a CDS encoding chemotaxis protein CheB yields MNEAVDLPRVEAIVVGASAGGVEALLSLLGPLRRGYGLPIIVVLHLPEERRSQLAEVFARRVDMPVHEAADKQDIVAGNVYFATPGYHLSVEQDRSLSLSLEDRVHYSRPSIDYLFESAADAYGSSLAAVLLTGANHDGARGLAEVKRCGGLTIVQDPEEAQVATMPLAALKIQQPDHVLPIHGIGRLLVELERIAC; encoded by the coding sequence ATGAACGAGGCCGTGGATTTACCTCGCGTCGAGGCGATTGTGGTCGGTGCTTCCGCCGGTGGCGTTGAGGCGCTGCTGAGCTTGCTCGGGCCGCTGCGCCGAGGCTACGGGTTGCCGATCATTGTGGTCCTGCACCTGCCCGAAGAGCGCCGCAGCCAATTGGCCGAGGTGTTCGCCCGGCGCGTGGACATGCCGGTGCACGAGGCTGCCGACAAGCAGGACATCGTTGCCGGCAATGTGTATTTCGCCACGCCGGGTTATCACCTGTCGGTGGAGCAGGACCGCAGCCTCTCGTTGAGTCTTGAGGATCGCGTGCATTATTCCCGGCCTTCGATTGACTATCTGTTTGAGTCAGCCGCCGACGCTTACGGCTCATCACTGGCCGCCGTACTGCTGACCGGCGCCAATCACGATGGTGCGCGCGGGCTGGCCGAAGTCAAACGCTGCGGCGGTCTGACCATCGTTCAGGACCCCGAAGAGGCGCAAGTCGCCACCATGCCTTTGGCTGCACTGAAGATTCAGCAGCCGGATCATGTCCTACCCATTCACGGCATCGGCCGTCTGCTTGTCGAGCTGGAACGAATCGCATGCTGA
- a CDS encoding response regulator, with the protein MSSPSTVDEQRFRKLLSRNISLPLGVGVLSAVFFVSLITYLLSVIQWVEHTDRVINNANEAVKLTVDLETGMRGFLLSGDEHFLDPYETAKPRITVALNTLLELTADNPVQTDRLRRLQALQTEWANYAQSMIDLQRSSGDYKGAVKAGRGKRLTDEIRKQFEDVIETEQVLRTTRNEEVRRTTIWSISLYLIFIAGISGLLAYIGRRDLVNLSDSYSATLDAQQASAERLEQQAWLRNGQTELAEQVLGQLTLNLLGRNILQFCAQYLGTAVAALYVREEHGGLKRVATYGFSREQEEQEQSIYSGEGIVGQVAQQARLIRLDSVPSDYFKVSSGLGEGLPHSVLVVPTSDDDRVNGVIELGFLRPLNDRDIELLELIAGNIGTSIEAARYRQRLQEVLAETQQLNEELQVQQEELKTANEELEEQSRILKESQAHLETQQVELEQTNEQLAEQAQTLAEQRDAMDLKNTELNQAQVQLEERAEELQRSSKYKSEFLANMSHELRTPLNSSLILAKLLAENPQDNLSAEQVKFAESIYSAGNDLLNLINDILDISKVEAGKLEVIPENTSVARLADGLRGVFEPLAADKQLTFSVDLQPGAPGMLYTDRQRLEQVIKNLLSNAVKFTEKGTVSLTIAGQPDDRVAFIVRDSGIGIAADQQESIFEAFRQADGTTNRKYGGTGLGLSISRDLATLLGGSISVSSTPGQGSVFTLVLPQQYNESNEVAFSPLTFTPPAAVASVPLAPVVSPLAPVHIPRFADDRDKAPFATRCILVVEDEPNFAHILYDLAHELGYQCLVAHGADEGYDLAKEFVPDAILLDMRLPDHSGLTVLQRLKEHAETRHIPVHVISVEDRVEAAMHMGAIGYAVKPTTREELKDVFARLEAKLTQKVKRVLLVEDDDLQRESIARLIGDEDIEITAVGLAQDALELLRTTIYDCMVIDLKLPDMLGNDLLKRMSTEDICSFPPVIVYTGRNLTRDEEAELRKYSRSIIIKGARSPERLLDEVTLFLHKVESQLSHERQKMLKTARSRDKVFEGRKVLLVDDDVRNIFALTSALETKGAVVVIGRNGREAIERLNEVEDIDLVLMDVMMPEMDGFEATIEIRKEPRWRKLPIIAVTAKAMKDDQERCLQAGANDYLAKPIDLDRLFSLIRVWLPKMERI; encoded by the coding sequence ATGTCCTCTCCGTCTACGGTTGATGAGCAACGGTTTCGCAAACTCCTGAGTCGCAACATCAGTCTGCCCTTGGGCGTCGGTGTGCTCAGTGCCGTGTTTTTCGTGTCGCTGATTACTTACCTGCTGTCGGTTATCCAGTGGGTGGAGCACACCGACCGGGTGATCAATAACGCCAACGAAGCGGTGAAACTCACCGTGGACCTGGAAACCGGCATGCGCGGCTTCCTGCTCAGCGGCGACGAGCACTTCCTCGATCCGTACGAAACGGCCAAGCCGCGCATTACCGTGGCACTCAATACGTTGCTCGAACTGACGGCCGATAACCCGGTGCAAACCGATCGCTTGCGCCGACTGCAGGCCTTGCAGACCGAGTGGGCCAATTACGCGCAATCGATGATCGATCTGCAGCGTTCCAGCGGTGATTACAAAGGCGCCGTCAAAGCCGGCCGTGGCAAGCGCCTGACCGACGAAATCCGCAAGCAATTCGAAGACGTTATCGAGACCGAACAGGTCTTGCGCACCACGCGCAATGAAGAAGTGCGCCGCACTACGATCTGGAGCATCAGCCTCTACCTCATATTCATCGCCGGTATCAGTGGTTTGCTGGCCTATATCGGCCGACGTGATCTGGTTAATCTCTCCGACAGCTACAGCGCCACGCTGGACGCTCAACAAGCCAGTGCCGAACGTCTTGAGCAGCAGGCGTGGTTGCGCAACGGTCAGACCGAACTGGCCGAGCAGGTGCTGGGGCAACTGACGCTGAATCTGTTGGGGCGCAACATTCTACAATTTTGCGCGCAATACCTCGGCACTGCTGTGGCTGCGCTGTATGTGCGTGAAGAACATGGCGGCCTCAAGCGGGTGGCCACTTACGGTTTCTCCCGCGAGCAGGAAGAGCAGGAACAGTCGATCTACAGCGGCGAAGGCATCGTCGGTCAGGTGGCGCAACAGGCGCGGCTGATCCGTCTCGATTCGGTGCCGTCCGACTACTTCAAAGTCAGCTCGGGGCTTGGTGAAGGCTTGCCACACAGTGTGCTGGTGGTGCCGACCAGCGATGACGACCGCGTCAATGGTGTGATCGAACTGGGTTTCCTGCGGCCGCTCAATGATCGCGATATCGAACTGCTGGAGCTGATTGCCGGCAACATCGGCACCTCCATCGAAGCCGCGCGCTACCGTCAGCGTTTGCAGGAAGTGCTGGCCGAAACCCAGCAGCTCAACGAAGAGTTGCAGGTGCAGCAGGAAGAGTTGAAAACCGCCAACGAAGAACTCGAAGAGCAGTCGCGGATTCTCAAGGAATCCCAGGCGCATCTGGAAACCCAGCAAGTTGAGCTGGAGCAAACCAACGAGCAGCTCGCCGAACAGGCGCAGACCCTGGCCGAGCAGCGCGACGCCATGGACCTGAAAAACACCGAACTCAATCAGGCTCAGGTGCAACTCGAAGAACGCGCCGAAGAGTTGCAGCGCTCGAGCAAGTACAAATCCGAATTCCTCGCCAACATGTCCCACGAACTGCGCACGCCGCTGAACAGTTCGTTGATTCTGGCCAAGTTGCTGGCGGAGAACCCGCAGGACAACCTCAGCGCCGAACAGGTCAAGTTTGCCGAATCGATCTACTCCGCCGGCAACGATCTGCTCAACCTGATCAACGACATTCTGGACATCTCCAAGGTCGAGGCGGGCAAGCTCGAAGTGATTCCGGAGAACACCAGCGTGGCGCGTCTGGCCGATGGCCTGCGCGGCGTGTTCGAACCTTTGGCGGCGGACAAACAGCTGACCTTCAGCGTCGATTTGCAACCTGGCGCGCCGGGCATGCTCTACACCGACCGTCAGCGTCTGGAGCAGGTGATCAAGAACCTGCTGTCCAACGCTGTGAAGTTCACCGAGAAGGGCACTGTCAGCCTGACCATCGCCGGCCAGCCGGATGATCGGGTGGCGTTCATCGTGCGCGATTCGGGTATCGGCATTGCTGCCGATCAGCAGGAGAGCATTTTCGAAGCCTTCCGCCAGGCCGACGGCACCACCAATCGCAAGTACGGCGGCACCGGTCTGGGCCTGTCGATTTCGCGGGATCTGGCGACCTTGCTCGGCGGTTCGATCAGCGTCAGCAGTACGCCGGGGCAGGGCAGCGTGTTCACGCTGGTGTTGCCGCAGCAGTACAACGAGTCCAATGAAGTTGCCTTCTCACCGTTGACCTTTACGCCGCCAGCGGCAGTGGCCAGCGTGCCACTGGCGCCGGTTGTTTCGCCATTGGCGCCGGTGCATATCCCGCGCTTCGCCGACGACCGCGACAAGGCTCCATTCGCCACGCGTTGCATTCTGGTGGTGGAAGACGAGCCGAACTTTGCGCACATCCTCTACGATCTGGCACATGAACTGGGCTATCAGTGCCTGGTAGCCCATGGTGCGGACGAAGGTTACGACCTGGCGAAAGAGTTCGTACCCGACGCGATCCTGCTCGACATGCGCCTGCCGGATCACTCTGGCCTGACCGTGCTGCAACGCCTGAAAGAACACGCCGAAACCCGACATATTCCAGTGCATGTGATTTCCGTCGAGGACCGTGTCGAAGCGGCCATGCACATGGGCGCGATCGGTTATGCGGTGAAGCCGACCACCCGCGAAGAGCTCAAGGATGTGTTCGCCCGTCTCGAAGCCAAGCTGACCCAGAAGGTCAAACGCGTCCTGTTGGTCGAGGACGACGATTTGCAGCGCGAGAGTATTGCCCGACTGATCGGCGACGAAGACATCGAAATCACCGCCGTTGGCCTCGCGCAGGACGCTTTGGAGCTGCTGCGCACGACGATCTACGACTGCATGGTCATCGATCTGAAGTTGCCGGACATGCTGGGTAATGACCTGCTCAAGCGCATGTCCACCGAAGACATCTGCTCGTTCCCGCCAGTGATTGTCTACACCGGGCGCAACCTGACCCGCGATGAAGAGGCCGAACTGCGCAAGTATTCGCGCTCGATCATCATCAAGGGTGCACGTTCGCCGGAGCGCTTGCTGGACGAGGTCACACTCTTTCTGCACAAAGTCGAATCGCAGTTGTCCCATGAACGGCAGAAGATGCTCAAGACCGCGCGCAGCCGCGACAAGGTCTTCGAGGGTCGCAAAGTGCTGTTGGTGGACGACGATGTGCGCAACATTTTCGCCCTCACCAGCGCGCTGGAGACCAAAGGCGCAGTCGTGGTCATCGGCCGTAACGGTCGTGAGGCGATTGAGAGACTTAACGAAGTCGAGGACATCGATCTGGTGTTGATGGACGTGATGATGCCGGAAATGGATGGTTTTGAAGCCACCATTGAAATCCGCAAGGAGCCGCGCTGGCGCAAGCTGCCGATCATCGCGGTGACGGCCAAGGCCATGAAAGACGATCAGGAGCGCTGCCTGCAAGCGGGCGCCAACGATTACCTGGCCAAGCCCATCGATCTGGATCGGCTGTTCTCGCTGATTCGCGTGTGGTTACCGAAGATGGAACGCATTTAG
- a CDS encoding response regulator, with amino-acid sequence MSATPSTILVVEDDNIVRMLIVDVLEELEFKVLEADGSEQALEVLKDATKHIDLMMTDVGLPGMDGRELATEARKLRPALPILFASGYAESIDVPADMHVIGKPFSIDQLRDKVKSILV; translated from the coding sequence ATGTCTGCCACCCCATCCACCATCCTGGTCGTAGAAGACGACAACATCGTGCGCATGCTGATCGTCGATGTGCTCGAGGAGCTGGAGTTCAAGGTGCTCGAAGCTGACGGCAGCGAACAGGCTCTGGAGGTTCTCAAGGACGCCACCAAACACATTGACCTGATGATGACTGACGTCGGTCTGCCGGGCATGGATGGCCGCGAACTGGCGACCGAAGCACGCAAACTGCGCCCCGCGCTGCCGATTTTGTTTGCCAGTGGTTATGCCGAATCCATTGATGTACCCGCTGACATGCATGTGATCGGCAAACCGTTTTCGATCGACCAACTACGCGACAAAGTCAAAAGCATTCTTGTATAA
- a CDS encoding response regulator, which yields MSVDAQDVVLVVEDEPVILMVLTDYLSGQGYRVLQAENGEQAFEILASKPHLDMLITDFRLPGGISGVQIAEPAVKLRPDLKVIFISGYPQEIRETGSPITRKAPILEKPFDLDVLQEKIQELLA from the coding sequence ATGAGCGTAGATGCACAAGATGTAGTACTCGTCGTCGAGGACGAACCGGTTATCTTGATGGTCCTGACGGATTACCTGTCGGGGCAGGGGTATCGCGTGTTGCAGGCCGAAAACGGCGAGCAGGCGTTCGAGATTCTTGCGAGCAAGCCACATCTGGACATGTTGATCACCGATTTCCGTTTGCCCGGCGGGATCTCTGGCGTGCAGATTGCCGAACCGGCCGTCAAGTTGCGCCCGGACCTCAAGGTGATTTTCATCAGCGGTTATCCGCAGGAAATCCGCGAAACCGGCAGCCCGATCACGCGCAAGGCGCCGATCCTGGAAAAGCCGTTCGACCTGGATGTGTTGCAGGAAAAAATTCAGGAATTGCTCGCCTGA
- a CDS encoding hybrid sensor histidine kinase/response regulator, producing the protein MLSNIQAKLLIVDDLPENLLALEALIKREDRTVYKALSADEALSLLLQHEFAMAILDVQMPGMNGFELAELMRGTEKTKNIPIIFVSAAGRELNYAFKGYESGAVDFLHKPLDIHAVKSKVNVFVDLYRQSKAMKQQLEALEQARREQEALLQRLQSTQLELEQAVRMRDDFMSIVAHEVRTPLNGLILETQLRKMHLARDNAAAFTLDKMHAMVDRDERQIKSLIRLIEDMLDVSRIRTGKLSIRPSRFDLVQLVSNLLQNFAQQIEAAETEVSFTAPAPVEGNWDEFRIEQVVTNLLTNALRYGGRSPIQVRVYREDDEARVEVQDRGIGISQENQKRIFQQFERVSAKTVVAGLGLGLFISEQIVAAHGGSIVVESEINEGALFRVCLPIQENGTSDATSD; encoded by the coding sequence ATGCTGAGTAATATCCAAGCCAAACTGCTGATCGTCGACGATCTGCCGGAGAACCTGCTGGCACTCGAAGCGCTGATCAAGCGTGAAGACCGTACCGTCTATAAAGCGTTGTCGGCGGATGAAGCGCTGTCGTTGCTGCTGCAACACGAATTTGCCATGGCCATTCTCGATGTGCAGATGCCGGGCATGAACGGCTTCGAACTCGCCGAGTTGATGCGCGGCACCGAGAAAACCAAGAACATCCCGATCATTTTCGTCAGCGCCGCTGGTCGTGAACTGAACTACGCGTTCAAGGGCTACGAAAGCGGGGCGGTGGATTTCCTGCACAAACCGCTGGATATCCATGCGGTGAAGAGCAAGGTCAACGTTTTTGTCGATCTGTACCGCCAGAGCAAGGCGATGAAGCAACAGCTCGAAGCCCTGGAGCAGGCTCGTCGCGAACAGGAAGCGTTGTTGCAACGACTGCAAAGCACCCAGTTGGAGCTGGAGCAGGCCGTGCGCATGCGCGATGACTTCATGTCGATCGTTGCCCACGAAGTGCGTACGCCGCTCAATGGTCTGATTCTGGAAACCCAGCTGCGCAAGATGCACCTGGCTCGGGACAACGCTGCGGCGTTCACTCTCGACAAGATGCACGCCATGGTCGACCGCGATGAACGGCAGATCAAAAGCCTGATCCGCTTGATCGAAGACATGCTCGACGTCTCGCGCATTCGCACCGGCAAACTGTCGATCCGGCCGAGCCGTTTCGACCTGGTGCAACTGGTGAGCAATCTGCTGCAGAACTTCGCGCAACAGATCGAAGCCGCTGAAACCGAAGTGTCGTTTACCGCGCCAGCGCCGGTGGAAGGCAACTGGGACGAGTTCCGCATCGAACAGGTGGTCACCAACTTGCTGACCAACGCCTTGCGCTACGGTGGTCGCAGCCCGATTCAGGTGCGCGTTTACCGTGAAGATGATGAAGCGCGGGTCGAGGTGCAGGACCGTGGCATCGGTATCAGCCAAGAGAACCAGAAACGTATTTTCCAACAGTTCGAACGGGTTTCCGCCAAGACGGTAGTGGCCGGGCTCGGGCTGGGTCTGTTCATTTCCGAGCAGATCGTCGCCGCCCATGGCGGCTCCATCGTCGTCGAGAGTGAAATCAACGAAGGCGCCCTGTTTCGCGTTTGTCTGCCAATTCAGGAAAACGGCACATCCGACGCAACCTCTGATTGA